From Marivirga harenae, one genomic window encodes:
- a CDS encoding YqgE/AlgH family protein, which yields MEYFEFKNIEQPQKGDLLLSEPFLPDNNFDRTVILLCEHNEEGSFGFVLNKLSILKVDEVLQEIGSFEADLYVGGPVQQNTLHFIHNIEELKAGGQKICDGLYWGGDFSVLQNLMQKGELNHEKSRFFVGYSGWSENQLQEEIDHNSWIIARGVHPSYIFSSPPETLWKSILEKMGGRFKIYANYPSDPNLN from the coding sequence ATGGAGTATTTTGAATTTAAAAATATCGAACAACCACAAAAAGGAGATTTATTGCTCTCGGAACCTTTTTTGCCGGACAATAACTTTGATAGAACTGTGATTCTCCTTTGTGAACATAACGAAGAAGGGTCTTTTGGTTTTGTTCTCAATAAATTATCCATTTTAAAGGTAGATGAGGTCTTACAAGAAATTGGCAGCTTTGAAGCAGATTTGTATGTAGGCGGACCAGTTCAACAAAATACACTTCATTTTATTCACAATATTGAAGAATTGAAAGCAGGAGGTCAAAAAATTTGTGATGGCTTATATTGGGGAGGGGATTTTAGCGTGTTGCAGAATTTAATGCAAAAAGGAGAACTTAATCATGAAAAGTCTAGATTTTTTGTTGGCTACAGCGGCTGGTCAGAAAACCAATTGCAAGAAGAAATAGATCATAATAGTTGGATAATAGCAAGAGGAGTTCATCCATCCTATATTTTTAGTAGCCCTCCTGAAACACTCTGGAAAAGCATTTTGGAGAAAATGGGAGGCAGATTTAAGATTTATGCTAATTACCCATCCGATCCCAATCTTAATTGA
- a CDS encoding tRNA-(ms[2]io[6]A)-hydroxylase, protein MKLRIDLKVDSSQEWIDTVMNDFDSFLQDHANCERKASGMAMSFVAKFPDRLEIIPELIDTAVEELEHFRDVYAIMQSKGIQLPHKIEKDYYVDDLIKTCRSGREERFMDRLLLASLVETRGAERFRMVYEALPESDLKKFYHRLWASEAKHGEIFVDMALHYFDKEEVYNRLDAMSVAEADILNALPLKAALH, encoded by the coding sequence ATGAAGTTAAGGATTGATTTAAAAGTTGATAGTAGTCAGGAATGGATTGATACTGTAATGAATGACTTTGATAGCTTTTTGCAAGATCATGCAAATTGCGAACGAAAAGCTTCAGGCATGGCTATGAGTTTTGTTGCTAAATTTCCAGATAGGTTGGAGATAATTCCCGAACTGATTGATACTGCTGTTGAAGAATTAGAACATTTTAGAGATGTTTATGCTATTATGCAATCTAAAGGCATTCAATTACCTCATAAAATAGAAAAAGATTATTATGTGGATGATTTGATTAAAACTTGTCGGTCTGGTAGAGAAGAGAGATTTATGGACAGGTTACTGCTGGCCTCCTTGGTCGAAACAAGAGGAGCAGAACGATTTAGAATGGTTTATGAGGCATTACCAGAAAGTGACTTAAAGAAGTTTTATCATAGATTGTGGGCATCTGAGGCTAAGCATGGAGAAATTTTTGTCGATATGGCGCTTCATTATTTTGATAAAGAAGAAGTATATAATAGATTAGATGCTATGAGCGTAGCGGAAGCTGATATTCTTAATGCCTTACCATTAAAAGCTGCACTTCATTAA
- the pdxH gene encoding pyridoxamine 5'-phosphate oxidase, which produces MKQSIADIRKEYTALSLSASEVDPNPVSQFLSWFDMALKAEIMEPNAMTLSTTDGNKPASRIVLLKGVENEEFVFYTNYKSSKGFQMDQNPNVSLNFFWPELERQVRIDGMVQKVDVATSDDYFNSRPRGSQIGAWVSPQSEVIDTREVLDSRLKEVELKFQDKVVERPSHWGGYRVKPNMIEFWQGRPSRLHDRIRYTISDSRNWKIDRLAP; this is translated from the coding sequence ATGAAGCAATCCATAGCTGATATCCGAAAAGAATATACTGCACTCAGTTTAAGCGCATCCGAAGTGGACCCAAATCCTGTCAGTCAGTTTTTAAGTTGGTTCGATATGGCTCTAAAAGCCGAAATAATGGAGCCAAATGCCATGACACTATCAACTACCGATGGTAACAAACCCGCTTCTCGGATTGTGCTGCTAAAAGGCGTGGAAAATGAGGAGTTTGTATTTTACACTAACTACAAGAGCTCCAAGGGATTTCAAATGGACCAAAATCCAAATGTTTCATTGAATTTTTTCTGGCCAGAATTGGAAAGACAAGTTAGAATTGATGGCATGGTCCAAAAGGTCGATGTAGCTACAAGTGACGATTACTTTAATAGCCGTCCGCGAGGAAGTCAAATTGGAGCCTGGGTTTCTCCGCAAAGTGAAGTAATTGACACGAGAGAAGTATTGGACAGTAGATTAAAAGAAGTTGAACTTAAATTCCAAGATAAAGTGGTTGAAAGACCCTCACATTGGGGTGGATACCGTGTGAAACCAAATATGATAGAATTTTGGCAAGGAAGACCAAGTAGATTACATGATAGGATTCGATATACCATCTCTGATTCTAGGAATTGGAAGATTGATAGATTAGCGCCCTAA
- a CDS encoding family 2 glycosyl transferase, giving the protein MPVYKENDLLPTLGALIECEKTQFPVEIIFVINHPENSKPQEKEKSLRSVVQIEEFVKNHNCELTFHIIKAYDLPSKKAGVGLARKIGMDEAAFRLNSINQDGVILCFDADSQCTPNYLREVEKHFLEYSNCNGASIHYEHPLYLENGKLNDAIVLYELHLRYYIQALKYTGYPFAFHTIGSSMAVRSTVYQKQGGMNQRKAGEDFYFLHKIIPLGDFHNISTTKVIPSARISDRVPFGTGRAMKEHQDQTKDLELSYDFGSFSVIKSFLEEIERETTENLPNTVIKFLRENNFLSELEKIQSQSKNANHFKERFFEWFNGFKMLKLVHFLRDNYFPEKPLILDANQLLKEIGIIHQTELSALELLERYRNLDKECTGFKQ; this is encoded by the coding sequence ATCCCGGTTTACAAAGAAAATGATCTTTTGCCAACCTTGGGGGCTTTAATTGAATGTGAAAAAACTCAGTTTCCGGTGGAAATTATTTTCGTTATTAACCACCCTGAAAATTCAAAGCCACAAGAAAAAGAAAAAAGTCTGCGCAGCGTTGTTCAGATTGAGGAGTTCGTAAAAAATCATAATTGCGAACTTACTTTTCACATTATCAAGGCCTATGATCTCCCTTCTAAAAAAGCCGGAGTTGGTCTAGCCAGAAAAATTGGAATGGATGAGGCGGCTTTCCGACTAAATTCAATCAATCAGGATGGGGTTATTCTATGCTTTGATGCAGACAGCCAATGTACTCCAAATTATTTAAGGGAAGTTGAAAAGCATTTCTTGGAATATTCAAATTGCAACGGGGCCTCTATTCATTATGAACATCCCTTATATTTGGAGAATGGGAAATTAAATGATGCGATTGTTCTCTACGAATTGCACTTAAGGTATTATATCCAAGCATTGAAATATACAGGCTATCCTTTTGCCTTTCATACCATTGGCTCCAGCATGGCCGTTAGATCCACTGTCTATCAAAAGCAAGGTGGAATGAACCAAAGAAAAGCCGGAGAGGATTTCTATTTTTTGCATAAAATTATTCCATTAGGAGATTTTCATAATATCTCCACAACCAAAGTGATTCCTTCAGCAAGAATATCGGATCGAGTGCCATTTGGAACTGGAAGAGCCATGAAGGAACACCAAGATCAAACCAAAGACTTAGAATTGAGCTATGATTTTGGTAGTTTTAGCGTGATAAAATCGTTTTTGGAAGAAATTGAACGAGAAACCACCGAAAATCTCCCCAATACCGTGATCAAATTTCTAAGGGAAAATAACTTTCTTTCAGAATTAGAAAAAATACAATCGCAATCCAAAAATGCGAATCATTTCAAAGAACGATTTTTTGAATGGTTTAATGGCTTTAAAATGTTGAAATTGGTTCATTTTCTAAGAGACAATTATTTTCCTGAAAAACCACTTATTTTAGATGCTAATCAGTTATTAAAAGAAATTGGCATTATACATCAAACGGAATTATCAGCCTTAGAATTACTTGAAAGGTACAGAAATTTAGATAAAGAATGCACCGGCTTCAAACAATAG
- a CDS encoding nucleoside triphosphate pyrophosphohydrolase family protein gives MKEAEALNSVSKFHKTFNHPILSEPQIPSKNRAELRLNLLREELQELEEAVKNQDLVEAADALCDLQYVLAGAILEFGMGERFASLFEEVQRSNMSKVCRSEEEAQATVNHYISQNQDAYYERKEDFFLVYRKSDNKTLKSINYSEVDLKSILNQ, from the coding sequence ATGAAAGAAGCAGAAGCACTTAATTCCGTATCCAAATTCCATAAAACATTTAATCATCCAATATTATCAGAGCCTCAAATTCCTTCTAAAAACAGAGCTGAGTTGCGACTGAATTTGCTTAGAGAAGAACTCCAAGAGCTAGAAGAAGCTGTTAAAAATCAAGATTTGGTTGAAGCAGCAGATGCTCTGTGTGATCTGCAATATGTCTTGGCAGGAGCCATTTTAGAATTCGGAATGGGAGAGCGGTTTGCCTCACTATTTGAGGAAGTCCAAAGATCTAATATGAGCAAAGTTTGTCGCTCTGAAGAAGAGGCTCAAGCGACTGTCAATCATTATATCTCACAAAATCAGGATGCTTACTATGAAAGAAAGGAGGACTTTTTCTTGGTTTATAGAAAGTCAGACAATAAAACTTTAAAGTCGATCAATTATTCAGAGGTAGATTTGAAGAGTATTTTGAATCAATGA
- a CDS encoding ChbG/HpnK family deacetylase: protein MYSLLSKLKTNVRVGRPTKSAPLHSTIEKGSTLQVRHAIKGQALEGNDIWYVLDNGNLVWSGGFHASSEIPMIRTKYILATADDYGIYDEIDTGIEYALKNGWINSVAVLVNKHKAGKLDRLFRLQNFLEQHSLKNKVHVGLHFTIASGKPLATNLNSIVNNHGFFKAFWLIHDGYQRNPYLKEVKDEFQMQLEKFQKVFGRPDHISSHFDVLSYNEAFLNLSMQHADILPSAIRSLNYLPYGKRIGMDFITTADIMSARETDKYIKQYEFANQTTINVPDSSIVDHYGPPGFMPVWNYDRQKSKKQHDLSKWIEHFNNDDSRVAEIVFHLIQHEPVSQRAFVRKFRAEQQGYPGLKPNYFDGRVAEMMSLKSKRPWEKSEYNIQFKPKNN, encoded by the coding sequence ATGTATTCCCTTCTATCCAAACTTAAAACTAATGTCAGAGTTGGCAGGCCTACAAAGTCAGCTCCTTTGCATTCAACTATTGAAAAAGGTAGCACTCTACAAGTACGACATGCCATTAAAGGTCAAGCCCTGGAAGGAAATGATATATGGTATGTATTAGATAATGGTAATTTGGTATGGAGTGGTGGATTTCATGCTTCAAGTGAAATCCCTATGATTCGAACTAAGTATATTTTAGCTACTGCAGACGATTATGGTATTTATGATGAAATAGATACTGGTATAGAATATGCACTTAAAAATGGTTGGATCAATTCCGTGGCGGTTTTGGTAAATAAACATAAAGCTGGAAAATTAGATCGATTGTTTAGACTGCAAAATTTTCTCGAGCAGCATAGTTTAAAAAATAAGGTGCATGTAGGCTTGCACTTTACGATAGCATCTGGCAAGCCTTTAGCTACTAATTTAAATTCAATAGTCAATAATCATGGGTTTTTCAAAGCCTTTTGGTTGATTCATGACGGCTATCAAAGAAATCCGTACCTAAAGGAGGTTAAGGATGAATTCCAAATGCAATTGGAGAAGTTTCAAAAAGTGTTCGGCAGGCCAGACCACATTTCTTCACATTTTGATGTCTTGAGTTATAATGAAGCTTTTTTGAACCTCAGCATGCAGCATGCAGATATATTACCAAGCGCGATTCGTTCACTAAATTATCTACCTTATGGCAAGCGTATAGGAATGGATTTCATTACAACGGCAGACATCATGTCAGCAAGGGAAACAGACAAATATATTAAACAATATGAATTTGCTAATCAGACAACCATCAATGTCCCGGACTCAAGTATAGTAGATCACTACGGCCCACCGGGTTTTATGCCTGTTTGGAACTATGATAGGCAAAAAAGTAAAAAGCAACATGATTTGTCTAAATGGATAGAACATTTCAATAATGATGACTCCCGAGTAGCGGAGATCGTTTTCCATTTGATACAACATGAGCCCGTGTCTCAGCGTGCTTTTGTTAGAAAATTTAGAGCTGAACAACAGGGATATCCTGGACTTAAGCCCAACTACTTTGATGGTAGGGTGGCTGAAATGATGTCATTGAAATCTAAAAGGCCGTGGGAAAAAAGTGAATATAATATTCAATTCAAGCCAAAGAACAATTAA
- a CDS encoding response regulator transcription factor — protein sequence MSSYEPKPTKILLDKSYSLHKLNRIVKQEDFKVQNLKKFNSLTTRELEIFELVVNNHNNPQIADKLCISRNTVEQHRKNINRKLETHNITEIYNYALAFDVV from the coding sequence ATGTCCTCCTATGAGCCAAAACCAACAAAAATACTTTTAGATAAATCTTATTCTCTCCATAAACTTAATCGGATCGTTAAACAAGAGGATTTTAAAGTTCAAAATCTTAAAAAGTTTAATTCTTTAACTACTCGGGAATTAGAGATTTTTGAATTAGTGGTAAACAATCATAATAATCCACAAATAGCCGATAAATTATGTATTAGTCGGAATACAGTTGAACAGCATCGAAAAAACATCAATAGAAAGCTTGAAACTCATAATATTACTGAAATTTATAATTATGCGTTAGCTTTTGATGTAGTGTAA